A DNA window from Molothrus ater isolate BHLD 08-10-18 breed brown headed cowbird chromosome 2, BPBGC_Mater_1.1, whole genome shotgun sequence contains the following coding sequences:
- the LACC1 gene encoding purine nucleoside phosphorylase LACC1: MVEAVLIDLFSLTANLQSNIQGLLHNTLEAIEKCSSIHAPFVYVMCCQRQGSERKGEQESLLPALRGFRSLKRRLEVVCAQTTAAALYTVKQRLDEKDLSIIKIILPTLRKDLMKVYIDHLFTAVYQFEFEDLQVAPDSESLQISEHRHEGQMLPSQDMALIQSEIQMYLESLPSLKGELTILRSSLIPDNIFLHGFTTRTGGISYIPTLSSCNLFSSSKRRDPQIVVKENLRRLANAAGFNPEAFHRVKVDHANAVCIMGKTEPNDYDGIVTDQKGVTLAAPGADCIPVLFADPVRRACGAAHSGWKGTLLGVSMATVNAMVSEYGCNMKDILVVLGPSVGPCCYRLPHESAKEFHRIDPKCVRLFDSANPYIDIRRATRILLERGGILPENIQDDSITDQNQNITFCTACHPDKFYSHFRDGTNFGTQIGFISIKD, encoded by the exons ATGGTGGAAGCAGTACTGATAGATCTGTTCAGCCTCACAGCAAACTTGCAGAGCAACATCCAAGGATTACTACACAACACTCTGGAAGCTATTGAGAAATGCTCTTCCATCCATGCTCCGTTTGTTTATGTCATGTGTTGCCAGAGGCAGGGGAGTGAAAGAAAAGGTGAACAAGAGTCCTTGCTTCCAGCTCTGAGAGGTTTTCGGAGTCTGAAGAGAAGACTAGAGGTGGTATGTGCTCAGactacagctgctgctttgtacACCGTCAAACAGAGACTGGATGAAAAAGACCTGAGCatcattaaaattattctcCCTACCTTAAGAAAAGACTTAATGAAAGTATATATAGACCATCTCTTTACAGCAGTCTACCAGTTCGAATTTGAGGATTTACAGGTGGCACCTGACAGTGAAAGCCTGCAGATATCAGAACATCGGCATGAAGGGCAAATGCTTCCTTCACAGGACATGGCACTCATCCAAAGTGAGATTCAGATGTACTTGGAAAGCCTGCCAAGCCTGAAAGGGGAGCTCACCATCCTCAGATCTTCCCTGATCCCAG ATAATATTTTCTTACATGGGTTCACCACAAGGACAGGTGGGATCTCCTACATACCAACTCTAAGCTCCTGCAATCtcttcagcagctccaagcGCAGGGACCCACAAATTGTTGTTAAGGAAAATCTCCGCCGGCTAGCTAACGCTGCAGGATTTAACCCCGAGGCTTTTCACAGAGTCAAG GTAGATCACGCTAATGCTGTGTGTATTATGGGAAAGACAGAGCCTAATGACTATGATGGAATAGTTACGGATCAGAAGGGTGTCACgctggcagctccaggtgctgacTGCATACCCGTGCTCTTTGCTGATCCTGTCAGAAgagcctgtggtgctgctcaTTCTG GATGGAAGGGCACATTGTTAGGAGTGTCTATGGCCACAGTGAATGCTATGGTATCCGAATATGGCTGTAACATGAAAGATATCCTTGTGGTGCTGGGCCCATCTGTGGGACCTTGCTGCTATAGACTTCCTCATGAATCAGCAAAAGAATTTCACAGAATTGATCCAAAGTGTGTGAGACTATTTGACTCTGCAAATCCTTATATTGATATCAGAAGAGCAACAAG gATTCTTCTTGAGAGAGGTGGGATTCTTCCTGAGAACATCCAAGATGATTCTATTACAGACCAGAACCAAAACATCACTTTCTGTACTGCATGCCATCCTGATAAATTTTATTCTCACTTTCGTGATGGCACTAACTTTGGGACACAGATTGGCTTCATATCAATCAAAGACTGA